In one Motacilla alba alba isolate MOTALB_02 chromosome 7, Motacilla_alba_V1.0_pri, whole genome shotgun sequence genomic region, the following are encoded:
- the TMEM37 gene encoding voltage-dependent calcium channel gamma-like subunit: MTAIGAQVQQLLAHRRPQKSFFETLIRSLIILCVAIAVVLSSISICDGRWLFARGQLFGLWHFCTVGNNSVLKCVTDLSLAQVEGLSVGVIPIRSMVSFAVVVAIFGLELLMVSQVCDDANARRKWAMGSVLILVSFLLSATGVLSFSILVKDHLTFTGFTLTYWCEFIAAFLFFLNGISGLHINSLTHLRNGVGKI; this comes from the coding sequence gtgcagcagctgctggcacaccGGAGACCACAGAAATCCTTCTTTGAGACGCTCATCAGGAGCCTGATCATCCTGTGCGTGGCCATAGCCGTGGTCTTGTCGTCCATCTCCATCTGCGATGGCCGCTGGCTCTTTGCGAGGGGGCAGCTCTTTGGACTGTGGCACTTCTGCACCGTTGGCAACAACAGTGTCCTCAAGTGTGTCACAGACCTCAGCCTGGCCCAGGTGGAGGGGCTGAGCGTGGGGGTGATTCCCATCAGGAGCATGGTGTCCTTTGCTGTTGTGGTTGCCATATTCGGGTTGGAGCTGCTGATGGTGTCCCAGGTCTGCGATGATGCCAATGCAAGGCGGAAATGGGCAATGGGTTCCGTTCTCATCCTCGTCTCCTTTTTGCTGTCAGCCACTGGTGTTCTGAGCTTCTCCATCCTGGTGAAGGATCACCTCACCTTCACAGGCTTCACGCTGACATACTGGTGTGAGTTCATTGCtgcctttctcttcttccttaaTGGAATCAGTGGACTTCACATCAACAGCCTCACACACCTCAGGAATGGGGTAGGCAAAATCTAA